A genome region from Ficedula albicollis isolate OC2 chromosome 23, FicAlb1.5, whole genome shotgun sequence includes the following:
- the LOC107604149 gene encoding proline-rich protein 2-like → MGEIHPRIWGQDAAMSPLSLSHKDPPPAPAPNPAEGGGGSARRKKQILAQIAAWRRRRDARDELSAHRERNPRESGTPEGSAQGAEPPRERHPRGISTGSGTPERAAPPRDQHRERNPRESGTPEGSAQGAEPPRERHPRGISTGSGTPERAAPPRDQHRERNPRESGTPEGSAQGAEPPRERHPRGISTGSGTPERAAPPRDQHRERNPRESGTPEGSASPERAHPSREQHPRGSGTPEGSGPPRERHPRGTGTPPRLIGTPEGSGPPKGSAPPEGSARELRQGRWQPDPKRQRQDRAAISPQPDPTPIKRTPKPPARPHTHQTNPKAPSQTPHPSNEPQSPQPDPTPIKRTPKPPARPHTHQTNPKAPSQTPHPSNEPQSPQPDPTPIKRTPKPPARPHTPG, encoded by the exons ATCCgcccccagcacctgccccaaACCCCGCGGAGGGCGGAGGAGGCTCTGCACGGAGGAAGAAGCAAATCCTCGCACAAATCGCAGCCTGGAGGCGCCGCCGGGACGCCCGGGACGAGCTGAGCGCG CACAGGGAGCGGAACCCCCGAGAGAGCGGCACCCCCGAGGGATCAGCACAGGGAGCGGAACCCCCGAGAGAGCGGCACCCCCGAGGGATCAGCACAGGGAGCGGAACCCCCGAGAGAGCGGCACCCCCGAGGGATCAGCACAGGGAGCGGAACCCCCGAGAGAGCGGCACCCCCGAGGGATCAGCACAGGGAGCGGAACCCCCGAGAGAGCGGCACCCCCGAGGGATCAGCACAGGGAGCGGAACCCCCGAGAGAGCGGCACCCCCGAGGGATCAGCACAGGGAGCGGAACCCCCGAGAGAGCGGCACCCCCGAGGGATCAGCACAGGGAGCGGAACCCCCGAGAGAGCGGCACCCCCGAGGGATCAGCACAGGGAGCGGAACCCCCGAGAGAGCGGCACCCCCGAGGGATCAGCACAGGGAGCGGAACCCCCGAGAGAGCGGCACCCCCGAGGGATCAGCATCCCCCGAGAGAGCG CATCCCTCGAGAGAGCAGCACCCCCGAGGGAGCGGCACCCCCGAGGGATCGGGACCCCCGAGGGAGCGGCACCCCCGAGGGACTGGGACCCCCCCCCGATTGATCGGCACCCCCGAGGGATCAGGACCCCCCAAAGGATCAGCACCCCCCGAGGGATCGGCCCGGGAGCTCCGCCAGGGGAGGTGGCAGCCAGACCCCAAAAGGCAGCGGCAGGACCGTGCAGCCATCAG CCCCCAGCCAGACCCCACACCCATCAAACGAACCCCAAAGCCCCCAGCCAGACCCCACACCCATCAAACGAACCCCAAAGCCCCCAGCCAGACCCCACACCCATCAAACGAACCCCAAAGCCCCCAGCCAGACCCCACACCCATCAAACGAACCCCAAAGCCCCCAGCCAGACCCCACACCCATCAAACGAACCCCAAAGCCCCCAGCCAGACCCCACACCCATCAAACGAACCCCAAAGCCCCCAGCCAGACCCCACACCCATCAAACGAACCCCAAAGCCCCCAGCCAGACCCCACACCCCCGGCTAG